A window from Puniceicoccus vermicola encodes these proteins:
- a CDS encoding GntR family transcriptional regulator, protein MKEPSRTKYRQIAQQLLTEIRETKGPGDKLPTELQLAERFNVHFMTIREALKVLQEGGVIQRQRAVGTTVLNPLGGNWVGIICEMNVFSPTSHSLFHRSVIYHLRKYLRENRIPSRVSIGESEPGSVPDSNLTSLDFIADIEANRLAGVIALSVSSDDQWIHKLQKQGIPVIGSNHKFHYSVATDDASDTQRAVRTLLDFGRRRIAYMGWVESTEKGVLPPHLDQLVRCYPENLRREWIKHDIHPETPRAGSTEFREIWTSGNEKPDALIVNDEHMMPDLERSLTELGISSPEDILIIRHRTRGNTTPCSVPSIIMETDPQIFAFRMSDMFSRLYSGVELINNRESTRRTFIDDEIRRHPAIRSFDPGTSTLGSTIPS, encoded by the coding sequence ATGAAAGAGCCTTCCCGCACCAAGTACCGCCAGATAGCGCAGCAACTGCTCACCGAGATTCGCGAAACGAAAGGTCCGGGCGACAAGCTCCCCACCGAATTGCAACTGGCGGAGCGTTTCAACGTTCACTTCATGACCATTCGCGAGGCGTTGAAGGTGCTACAGGAAGGTGGGGTGATCCAGCGCCAACGCGCCGTCGGTACAACCGTGCTGAATCCCCTCGGAGGCAACTGGGTCGGCATCATCTGCGAAATGAACGTTTTCTCCCCGACCAGCCACAGTCTTTTCCATCGAAGCGTGATCTACCATCTTCGCAAATATTTACGGGAAAACAGAATTCCCTCCCGTGTCTCGATCGGAGAATCCGAACCGGGCTCCGTTCCGGACAGCAACCTGACCTCACTCGACTTCATCGCCGACATCGAAGCCAATCGGCTGGCCGGGGTGATCGCCCTGTCCGTAAGTTCCGACGACCAGTGGATTCATAAGCTCCAGAAACAAGGCATCCCGGTGATCGGTTCCAATCACAAGTTTCACTACAGCGTCGCCACCGACGACGCCTCGGATACCCAGCGAGCCGTGCGCACCTTGCTCGATTTCGGACGTCGCAGAATCGCCTACATGGGTTGGGTAGAATCCACCGAGAAGGGCGTCCTACCCCCTCACCTCGATCAACTAGTCCGGTGCTATCCGGAGAATCTTCGCCGCGAATGGATCAAGCACGACATCCACCCGGAAACTCCACGGGCGGGATCGACGGAATTCCGCGAAATCTGGACTTCGGGGAATGAGAAGCCCGACGCCCTCATCGTCAACGACGAACATATGATGCCCGATCTGGAGCGTTCGCTCACCGAGCTGGGAATTTCCTCTCCCGAGGATATTCTAATCATTCGCCACCGCACCCGCGGGAATACGACCCCCTGCAGCGTGCCTTCCATCATCATGGAAACGGATCCCCAGATTTTCGCCTTCCGCATGTCCGATATGTTCTCACGACTATACTCGGGGGTTGAGCTGATCAACAATCGTGAAAGCACCCGGCGGACTTTCATCGACGACGAGATCCGTCGTCACCCTGCAATTCGGTCCTTCGACCCGGGAACTTCCACGCTGGGATCGACCATTCCGTCCTAG
- a CDS encoding type II secretion system protein produces the protein MLGIQSRRHSGFTLIELLAVLAVIAILAGLIYVGVGKVLQSARTTQLSSHMRNVHMGLMSYVAENKGVFPGAAGHVNTPGDNSWQAAVAPYLGEGSISPQNWYSAKVIENSVFHDPLDTSLKTSGSERPIRNIAINGMSGEGDIPTGVTNRRANTIEFPARLMALTTGISSKYGDEFSKGGMRVNHNYYKDEIFVDQLTRIPGEYYCVFVDGHLEVRTLDEMLEEASLGANSVFFDPAGSNGKGWP, from the coding sequence ATGTTGGGAATCCAATCCAGACGTCATTCAGGTTTTACGTTGATCGAGTTGCTCGCAGTGTTGGCTGTGATCGCGATTCTCGCAGGGTTGATTTATGTGGGAGTGGGTAAGGTTCTTCAATCGGCTCGCACGACTCAGCTCTCGTCCCATATGCGCAACGTGCATATGGGATTGATGTCTTATGTTGCCGAGAATAAAGGTGTTTTTCCCGGCGCTGCAGGGCATGTGAATACTCCGGGAGACAATTCATGGCAGGCTGCCGTTGCCCCTTATTTGGGGGAAGGCTCGATCAGTCCACAGAATTGGTATAGTGCCAAGGTGATCGAAAATTCCGTTTTCCACGACCCTTTGGATACTAGTCTGAAAACGTCGGGAAGTGAGCGTCCTATTCGAAATATCGCGATCAATGGTATGTCGGGAGAAGGAGATATTCCGACGGGAGTGACCAATCGGAGAGCGAATACAATTGAGTTCCCCGCCCGTTTGATGGCCCTGACCACGGGCATTTCCTCGAAGTATGGCGATGAGTTCTCGAAAGGGGGAATGCGAGTTAACCATAACTATTACAAAGACGAAATCTTCGTGGATCAATTGACCCGCATCCCAGGCGAGTATTATTGTGTCTTTGTCGACGGTCATTTGGAAGTGCGGACACTCGACGAGATGTTGGAAGAGGCGAGCTTGGGGGCGAATTCGGTTTTCTTCGATCCCGCAGGGAGCAATGGCAAGGGATGGCCTTGA
- a CDS encoding helix-turn-helix transcriptional regulator: protein MDSPGFPEFRLDQWTSMRIQLLWAYRKRLDIPDSPTSQTYHFQTAALVLKGMAEVDQGKSRRVQAQAGEWLIFKQGKRWQRFTSDCELLSIGFRFQLPTGEALYDEGLPLAFPAKSHPQLEKEARQVLRLTEKHIGSGFLLSNQVIDMRDYLLSQNALRTFLIELAGILHEHGVRPQTMNQEHPQVMRALEIINTAMTRDLGKGVSARSIAQEVAVSPNHLDRLMVAETGRTIFQHIDTRRLRTAQDALLADQDSIKAIAYALGFSSPAHFNSWFKKRTDTTPLQFRKQGSLA from the coding sequence ATGGACTCCCCTGGCTTTCCCGAATTCCGACTCGATCAATGGACGAGCATGCGTATCCAGCTCTTATGGGCCTACCGGAAACGCCTCGATATACCCGACTCACCCACAAGCCAAACCTATCACTTTCAAACCGCCGCTCTCGTCCTCAAAGGCATGGCCGAGGTCGATCAGGGCAAGTCGCGTCGGGTCCAGGCGCAAGCGGGCGAGTGGTTGATCTTCAAGCAAGGGAAACGCTGGCAACGGTTCACTTCGGACTGCGAACTCCTCTCCATCGGTTTCCGTTTCCAGCTCCCGACCGGAGAAGCCCTCTACGATGAGGGACTGCCCTTAGCCTTCCCGGCGAAATCCCATCCACAGCTCGAGAAGGAAGCGCGCCAAGTCCTCCGGTTGACGGAGAAGCACATCGGCTCCGGCTTTCTACTCTCCAACCAGGTAATCGACATGCGGGACTACCTTCTCTCGCAGAACGCCCTCCGAACCTTTCTCATCGAACTGGCGGGCATTCTTCATGAGCACGGAGTCCGCCCGCAGACGATGAATCAGGAGCACCCCCAAGTGATGCGGGCCCTGGAGATCATCAACACCGCAATGACCCGCGATCTCGGAAAAGGCGTCTCCGCCCGCAGCATCGCCCAAGAAGTAGCCGTCAGCCCGAACCATCTCGATCGCCTCATGGTCGCCGAAACGGGCCGCACAATCTTCCAGCACATCGACACCCGACGCCTCCGCACGGCCCAAGACGCCCTCCTCGCGGATCAAGACAGTATAAAAGCCATTGCTTACGCCCTCGGATTCTCCTCGCCGGCCCACTTCAACAGCTGGTTTAAAAAACGCACCGACACGACCCCACTGCAATTCAGGAAGCAGGGATCACTGGCGTAA
- a CDS encoding FAD-dependent oxidoreductase: MNSKLFSEEHKADVCVVGGGMTGLIAAVAAARRGAQVVLIHDRPVLGGNASSEVRMWICGAHGHDRKETGILEEIQLLNLSRNPKGNYSVWDSVLFEFAKMTPGLTTLLNCSCNDVTMDGDRITGVNAWQLTTQTWHSVKADIFIDCSGDSILAPLTGAEVRWGRESREETGEPIAPLKSDLKTMGNTILLQLEETNEPQEFTPPEWAYVFDDESNLPSRVGSGFGHNFWWLEIGGLQDTIRDSEVIYEELVKAAWGVWDYMKNRGPQAEKLKNWRLGWLGSLPGKRENRRYVGPHVLTQMDVESEGQFDDIVGYGGWSMDDHHPAGIYYPGKATIFHPAPSPYGIPFRCLYSKSIPNLLCAGRNISATHAALSSTRVMATCSILGQAVGTAAAICVEDGCLPAEVSASKVDRLQSQLMEDDCWLPGRTREVSPLMKAAKLSASSGQDPAVLLDGHEREPDKEVHAWTGPFGASVEMQWEAPQEIECLRLVFDSDLRNDKRMLCRYGLKDKPMQVPETMVREFSISVKTSEDDWTELHRIQDNARRLWVLPVGQKVVGIRWTGDSSWGDPELRLYSLEASSTPMPLTKTHETGKRWTEVVGALPAADLAEPDHGLENKGRGTSRVGA; the protein is encoded by the coding sequence ATGAATTCCAAACTTTTTTCCGAAGAACACAAAGCCGATGTCTGCGTCGTAGGTGGCGGTATGACCGGTCTCATCGCCGCCGTGGCCGCAGCCCGTCGTGGAGCGCAGGTTGTCTTAATCCATGATCGTCCGGTTCTCGGAGGCAACGCCTCGTCGGAAGTCCGAATGTGGATCTGCGGAGCGCATGGGCATGATCGGAAGGAGACTGGGATTCTGGAAGAAATTCAGCTCCTGAATCTATCGCGCAACCCGAAAGGCAACTACTCCGTTTGGGACAGTGTTCTTTTCGAGTTCGCCAAGATGACCCCGGGATTGACGACGCTTTTGAACTGCAGTTGCAACGACGTGACCATGGACGGCGACCGCATTACCGGTGTCAACGCATGGCAGCTCACGACCCAAACCTGGCATTCGGTGAAGGCCGACATTTTCATCGATTGCTCGGGGGACTCGATTTTGGCGCCACTCACCGGTGCAGAGGTACGCTGGGGTCGGGAGTCCCGTGAGGAAACGGGCGAGCCGATCGCGCCCCTGAAGTCGGATTTGAAGACCATGGGGAACACCATTCTTCTGCAGCTGGAAGAAACGAATGAGCCTCAGGAGTTTACCCCTCCGGAATGGGCTTATGTTTTTGACGACGAGTCGAACCTTCCCTCACGCGTCGGGAGTGGTTTCGGGCACAACTTCTGGTGGTTGGAGATCGGGGGCCTTCAGGACACGATTCGCGATTCTGAGGTGATCTATGAGGAGTTGGTCAAGGCTGCGTGGGGCGTCTGGGACTACATGAAGAACCGGGGTCCGCAGGCCGAAAAGCTGAAAAACTGGCGTCTCGGTTGGTTGGGCTCTCTGCCCGGCAAGCGGGAGAATCGCCGGTATGTGGGACCTCACGTCCTGACCCAGATGGACGTGGAATCCGAGGGGCAGTTTGATGACATCGTCGGGTACGGCGGGTGGAGTATGGATGACCATCACCCGGCGGGTATCTACTATCCGGGCAAGGCGACGATCTTTCATCCAGCTCCCTCTCCCTACGGTATTCCGTTTCGCTGTTTGTATTCGAAATCCATCCCCAACTTGCTCTGTGCAGGGCGAAACATTTCGGCGACGCATGCGGCCCTTTCCTCCACTCGGGTGATGGCAACCTGTTCGATTCTCGGTCAGGCGGTCGGCACGGCGGCCGCAATTTGTGTGGAGGACGGTTGTCTTCCGGCCGAAGTGAGTGCGAGCAAAGTCGATCGGTTGCAGTCTCAACTCATGGAGGATGATTGTTGGCTACCAGGCCGCACCCGTGAAGTTTCGCCTTTGATGAAGGCGGCCAAGCTATCGGCTTCGAGCGGGCAAGATCCTGCGGTGCTTCTCGACGGGCATGAGAGAGAGCCGGACAAAGAAGTCCACGCTTGGACGGGTCCCTTTGGTGCTTCCGTGGAGATGCAGTGGGAGGCCCCGCAGGAGATCGAATGCCTGCGTTTGGTCTTCGACAGTGACCTCCGTAACGACAAACGGATGCTCTGCCGCTACGGATTGAAGGATAAGCCCATGCAAGTCCCGGAGACGATGGTTCGCGAGTTTAGCATTTCGGTGAAGACCTCCGAGGACGACTGGACCGAGCTCCATCGGATTCAGGATAACGCCCGTCGCCTTTGGGTTCTTCCAGTGGGGCAAAAAGTAGTCGGAATCCGCTGGACAGGAGATTCTTCCTGGGGGGATCCTGAACTACGTCTCTATAGTCTGGAAGCGTCTTCCACGCCTATGCCTTTGACGAAAACGCATGAGACCGGCAAACGCTGGACCGAGGTCGTGGGTGCGCTTCCGGCTGCAGATTTGGCCGAACCCGACCACGGGCTGGAAAACAAAGGTCGTGGCACTTCACGGGTGGGGGCGTAG